A window from Kovacikia minuta CCNUW1 encodes these proteins:
- a CDS encoding ISH3 family transposase — protein sequence MTTYPSSSLSSTPALSDEATLEAALECLLEHLPLVPEDSSCSAESLFEILLRAASRHDSIEHTAQRLQGVPSGNGIRYHLDQLDDMVALEGQLNGALQSRIPAKIRKRRHRIAIDLHLIPYYGNRTEAAAPYIYRSQAKAGTTTFFAYATVYVICRNKRVTLGIHAVHRQETLVATVTYLLAMLSALKIRVKRLYLDRGFYSVPVIRWLKALNIPFLMPAVIRGKTGGTRSLLVGRKSYATRYTLSSANYGSVTCQMRVVCTYYKGFKGKHGIQYALYVAHRVTIDLHQLHQHYRERFGIETSYRIKNQCRIRTTSKNPAVRLLFVALAFILVNLWVYLLWFFVSQTQRRGRVIHRELFGLKTMLEFLSQAVERHFPPITAIYLPTPK from the coding sequence ATGACGACCTACCCATCTTCCTCATTATCTTCCACCCCTGCCTTGAGTGATGAAGCAACCCTGGAAGCAGCCTTGGAGTGCTTGTTAGAGCACCTGCCTTTAGTACCCGAAGATAGTAGTTGTAGTGCCGAAAGCCTATTTGAGATTTTGCTCCGGGCAGCCAGTCGTCACGATAGCATCGAGCATACCGCTCAACGCCTACAAGGAGTTCCCAGTGGCAATGGCATTCGCTATCATCTCGACCAGTTAGATGACATGGTCGCTTTGGAGGGACAACTCAATGGGGCATTGCAGAGCCGAATTCCAGCCAAGATTCGCAAAAGACGACATCGGATCGCGATTGACCTGCACTTGATTCCCTACTATGGCAACCGAACTGAGGCAGCAGCACCCTATATCTATCGCTCCCAAGCCAAAGCCGGAACCACCACATTTTTTGCCTATGCCACCGTTTATGTCATCTGCCGCAACAAGCGAGTCACCCTCGGAATTCATGCGGTGCATCGACAGGAAACCTTGGTGGCAACGGTGACCTATTTGTTGGCAATGCTCTCTGCTCTGAAGATTCGAGTCAAACGGTTGTATCTCGACCGAGGCTTTTACAGTGTGCCGGTGATTCGCTGGCTCAAAGCACTCAACATCCCGTTTTTGATGCCTGCGGTGATTCGCGGTAAAACCGGAGGCACCCGCTCATTACTCGTCGGGCGCAAAAGCTATGCGACACGCTACACCCTCAGCAGTGCCAACTATGGTTCCGTGACTTGTCAAATGCGAGTGGTGTGCACCTATTACAAAGGCTTCAAGGGCAAGCATGGGATTCAATATGCGCTTTATGTGGCGCATCGAGTCACTATTGACCTCCATCAGTTGCATCAGCATTATCGGGAGCGCTTTGGCATCGAAACGAGCTACAGAATTAAAAATCAGTGTCGCATTCGCACCACGAGTAAGAATCCAGCGGTTCGCCTGTTATTTGTGGCACTGGCGTTTATCCTGGTTAATCTCTGGGTGTACTTGTTGTGGTTCTTTGTCAGTCAGACCCAGCGACGGGGACGAGTCATTCATCGTGAGTTGTTTGGTCTTAAAACCATGTTGGAATTTCTCTCTCAGGCTGTTGAACGACATTTTCCACCCATCACTGCTATCTATTTACCTACCCCAAAATGA
- a CDS encoding VanZ family protein, translated as MILFPLLGLMLTLPWLIHHYRKYGFLSWRLSLIFYSFIFYMLCAFFLVVLPVPAVRDTCALQTPGTVYYSLVPFSFVWDILRETGAVWYRPSTYIQVLAEPAFLQVMFNFLLLLPFGVYLRYFFQEKYSWRRAFSLSFALSLFYEVTQLTGLYGLYTCPYRIFDVNDLLLNSTGALLGFAIAPVILLLFPSQQSLLAKKEQMLQRAVVSPVVQLLAVAIDYLLIKASWLLVAPFLANWIPEWLYTLIGFLGIFCLVPLRWKGKTPGTRTLRFQLISSEIDKALPIHFLVRSLALYVPLFLSAVPRLSNQIQLERNSAFSVDHKIILG; from the coding sequence TTGATTCTGTTTCCGCTGCTCGGATTGATGCTGACGCTTCCCTGGTTGATCCATCACTACAGGAAGTACGGGTTCTTGAGTTGGCGGCTCTCACTCATTTTCTATTCCTTTATATTCTATATGCTGTGTGCTTTCTTTCTCGTGGTGCTACCAGTACCAGCGGTGAGAGATACCTGCGCGCTGCAAACTCCTGGCACTGTCTATTATTCTTTAGTGCCATTCTCTTTTGTGTGGGACATATTGCGAGAAACCGGAGCTGTTTGGTACCGACCATCAACTTACATACAAGTGCTTGCAGAACCCGCATTTCTGCAAGTCATGTTTAATTTCTTGTTGTTGCTTCCATTTGGGGTATATTTGCGCTACTTCTTTCAAGAAAAGTACTCTTGGAGACGAGCATTTAGCTTGAGTTTTGCGCTTTCACTGTTTTATGAAGTGACGCAACTCACCGGATTATATGGGTTATATACCTGCCCCTACCGAATCTTTGACGTTAATGATTTGCTCTTGAACAGTACAGGCGCTTTGTTAGGTTTTGCTATTGCTCCAGTTATTCTGCTCTTGTTTCCATCGCAACAGAGCTTGCTTGCCAAAAAAGAGCAAATGCTTCAACGAGCAGTTGTATCGCCCGTCGTTCAACTACTTGCAGTGGCGATAGACTACCTTCTGATTAAAGCAAGTTGGCTATTGGTAGCTCCTTTTCTAGCGAACTGGATTCCGGAGTGGCTCTATACCTTGATAGGTTTTCTAGGGATTTTCTGTCTTGTGCCGCTGCGATGGAAAGGGAAAACACCTGGTACAAGAACTTTGAGATTTCAACTCATCTCTAGTGAAATAGACAAAGCCTTACCAATCCATTTTCTTGTGCGATCGCTAGCACTTTATGTTCCGTTGTTTCTGTCAGCAGTCCCTAGACTGTCGAACCAAATTCAACTGGAGAGAAATTCGGCATTCTCAGTAGATCACAAAATCATTTTGGGGTAG
- a CDS encoding stage II sporulation protein M, with the protein MSRKTIATKDQSPQRPLTSSAKQPLRRLLRKPFQIIRTNFRAYLTINAIVYGLVIIGLVAAMVFPNLGATQVAIQEDNGTADLVRSLFNTPWLFLLTILGVNLTTGALWIVLPSLIVPFAGIAMFAYKTFTLGLVMVPTTKIMAVALIPHSLTILIEFQAYALLMFGAYILGRSWVRPTTIGTRNHRQGYVRGLQQLGWLSLSTLPLFIIGAIWEAFSLRYLVPPLTQWLL; encoded by the coding sequence ATGTCACGCAAAACGATCGCTACCAAAGATCAGTCTCCACAACGACCACTTACTTCCAGTGCCAAACAACCGCTTCGGCGCTTGCTTCGCAAACCCTTTCAGATCATTCGCACTAATTTTCGCGCCTACCTCACCATCAACGCCATTGTGTATGGCTTAGTCATCATCGGGTTGGTAGCGGCGATGGTCTTCCCCAACCTGGGCGCAACTCAGGTAGCCATCCAGGAAGACAACGGAACGGCGGATCTTGTCCGATCACTATTCAATACCCCCTGGCTGTTCTTGCTGACGATCCTGGGAGTCAACCTCACAACCGGAGCGCTGTGGATCGTGCTCCCTTCGCTGATCGTTCCCTTTGCTGGCATCGCCATGTTTGCGTATAAGACGTTCACTCTCGGTTTAGTGATGGTTCCGACTACCAAGATTATGGCGGTGGCACTGATCCCGCACTCGCTGACAATACTCATCGAATTCCAAGCTTACGCCCTCCTGATGTTTGGCGCATACATCCTGGGTCGGTCTTGGGTTCGCCCCACCACCATCGGCACTCGGAACCATCGTCAGGGTTACGTCCGTGGGCTGCAACAGCTCGGTTGGCTGAGTCTGTCCACGCTCCCACTGTTCATCATCGGCGCGATCTGGGAGGCGTTCTCGCTCCGCTACCTGGTGCCTCCGCTGACCCAATGGTTGTTGTAG
- a CDS encoding GPP34 family phosphoprotein, with protein MQYLSQDLILLALNPQTGKTRFSWYAALEYGAHWTGMKVK; from the coding sequence ATGCAATATCTTTCACAGGACTTAATCCTTCTGGCACTCAATCCCCAAACTGGGAAAACTCGCTTCTCTTGGTACGCGGCGCTCGAATATGGTGCTCACTGGACGGGGATGAAGGTGAAGTAA
- a CDS encoding CPBP family intramembrane glutamic endopeptidase, whose protein sequence is MAILKQFGILFLLGNVGIVMFTIASIPLIEQQLAKLSPEALEKVPPLWILMLLQGLQYAVLLAISILIGIGCAYRVGLRSHLIDHWVFHTAKSLSFAVEMKWSLSVGAATAIALLLLDRLMQPALPEALQAANHTERSGLNLFTAMSYGGITEEILMRWGLMSLLVWIAWKVLKQGVTLPSQRIYQGAIVLAALVFGLLHLPATAAIVPLTTVVIIRALLLNGIAGIAFGWLFWQYSLEAAMLAHVSVHAFTFVLSGLLARLAYSSY, encoded by the coding sequence ATGGCAATTCTGAAACAATTTGGGATTCTATTTTTGTTGGGCAATGTGGGAATTGTGATGTTCACGATCGCGTCTATTCCTTTAATCGAGCAACAGTTAGCGAAACTGTCTCCAGAAGCACTGGAAAAAGTGCCTCCATTGTGGATTTTAATGCTTCTGCAAGGGCTACAGTATGCAGTTCTACTGGCAATCAGCATTCTGATTGGGATTGGCTGTGCCTACCGTGTTGGATTACGTTCCCATTTGATTGATCATTGGGTGTTTCATACCGCTAAGTCGCTATCTTTTGCTGTTGAGATGAAGTGGAGTTTGAGTGTGGGTGCAGCGACGGCGATCGCTCTCTTGTTGCTCGATCGGTTGATGCAACCTGCCCTACCTGAAGCGCTACAGGCAGCTAATCATACAGAACGAAGTGGGTTGAATTTGTTCACAGCAATGTCCTATGGCGGTATCACTGAGGAAATTTTGATGCGCTGGGGTTTAATGTCGCTGCTTGTTTGGATTGCGTGGAAGGTTTTAAAACAAGGCGTTACATTGCCAAGTCAAAGGATTTACCAGGGTGCGATCGTTCTAGCCGCGTTGGTCTTTGGACTGCTACACCTGCCAGCGACTGCCGCGATCGTTCCCCTCACGACCGTTGTGATTATTCGGGCGTTGTTACTGAATGGGATTGCGGGAATCGCGTTTGGTTGGCTCTTTTGGCAATACTCGCTTGAGGCTGCAATGTTAGCCCATGTCAGCGTTCATGCTTTTACCTTTGTTCTTAGCGGGTTACTGGCAAGGTTGGCTTACAGCAGTTACTGA
- a CDS encoding Rid family hydrolase codes for MNFPQRAIAASSSYPSAKTKVNSYHVGGLPPEINDVMVRLYRQYMPNHAPIWTQVGVEALGLPTMRIEIRVTAIVP; via the coding sequence TTGAACTTCCCGCAGAGGGCGATCGCTGCGTCCTCTAGCTACCCCAGCGCCAAAACTAAGGTCAATTCTTACCATGTTGGCGGCTTGCCTCCAGAGATTAACGATGTGATGGTCAGGCTATATCGCCAGTACATGCCTAACCATGCCCCAATTTGGACACAGGTAGGAGTCGAGGCGCTTGGACTGCCAACGATGCGGATTGAAATTCGCGTGACTGCAATTGTTCCGTGA
- a CDS encoding alpha/beta hydrolase → MQIAVLRLPAQGEPDQRIGSLVLNPGGPGGSGTIQTPFTAVALKETPLVQRFDLVGFDPRGVGASTPAINCFTDEENDRGENQTTLLGTSGEWSADDTRELMEKCANGSGGEQVLAAVGTRNVARDMDVLRAALGDEKLTFLGRSYGTRLGAVYAEMFPQNVRAMVLDGALDPRQGSAERRLALHAAFQRSFDLMAEFCAQRSDCPLGTDPKQATAVFQDLFQPLIDNPVPAGEGRTLDFLFGTGSVLGALYNAEAWPRIIDGIAQLKNEGRGDKLLALSDDFIVEGLESNLVDAQLAINCNDEERRTPEQEAELRRQIFDVSPFLDTGRPVEGVTRDACEFWPSEPTLGFPHAQNVEGLPDTLIISITGDPATPYAAGASLAEALGGTVLTVEGEQHTIAMDGTSPCVNAIVADYLINLELPAEGDRCVL, encoded by the coding sequence ATGCAAATCGCGGTACTGCGGCTACCGGCCCAGGGTGAGCCAGACCAGCGGATCGGCTCTCTGGTGCTCAATCCTGGCGGGCCTGGCGGCTCGGGCACGATTCAAACCCCCTTCACCGCAGTGGCTCTGAAGGAGACTCCCCTGGTTCAACGGTTCGACCTGGTTGGGTTCGACCCTCGCGGGGTCGGAGCCTCGACCCCAGCCATCAACTGCTTCACCGACGAAGAGAACGACCGGGGCGAGAACCAGACGACGTTGTTGGGTACGTCGGGAGAATGGAGTGCCGACGACACCCGCGAGTTGATGGAGAAGTGCGCCAATGGGTCGGGTGGTGAGCAGGTGCTTGCTGCTGTCGGCACCCGCAACGTGGCCAGGGACATGGACGTACTCCGCGCCGCACTCGGCGACGAAAAGCTGACCTTCCTGGGGCGAAGCTACGGCACCCGATTGGGCGCGGTCTACGCTGAGATGTTCCCTCAGAATGTCCGGGCGATGGTTCTCGACGGGGCGCTCGACCCTCGGCAGGGCAGCGCGGAACGCCGCTTAGCGCTCCATGCTGCGTTCCAGCGCTCGTTTGATCTGATGGCCGAGTTTTGCGCCCAGCGCTCAGACTGTCCGCTGGGCACCGACCCCAAGCAGGCCACCGCTGTGTTCCAAGATCTGTTCCAGCCGCTGATCGATAACCCCGTGCCAGCGGGCGAGGGGCGCACCCTGGATTTTTTGTTTGGCACTGGCAGCGTCCTCGGGGCGCTCTACAATGCCGAGGCGTGGCCGCGAATTATTGACGGCATCGCCCAGCTCAAAAACGAGGGACGCGGCGACAAACTCCTCGCTCTCAGTGACGACTTTATCGTTGAAGGGTTGGAGAGCAACTTGGTCGATGCCCAACTCGCCATCAACTGTAACGACGAGGAGCGCCGCACCCCTGAGCAGGAGGCAGAACTGCGCCGCCAGATCTTCGACGTGAGCCCCTTTCTTGATACCGGACGACCCGTCGAGGGCGTCACCCGCGACGCCTGCGAGTTCTGGCCCAGTGAGCCGACCCTCGGCTTCCCCCATGCTCAGAACGTTGAGGGTTTACCCGACACGCTGATCATCTCCATTACTGGCGACCCTGCCACCCCCTACGCTGCTGGAGCCAGTCTAGCCGAAGCCCTGGGCGGCACCGTGCTCACCGTTGAGGGAGAGCAGCACACCATCGCTATGGATGGCACCAGCCCCTGCGTCAATGCGATCGTCGCTGACTACCTGATCAACCTTGAACTTCCCGCAGAGGGCGATCGCTGCGTCCTCTAG